The DNA region TATTGGCGGATATTACCACCAAACCGCCTTTgatagagggggtgggggtcGGGACTACCGGGGGAAGGACCGTGCACctcctgtctcccactttgctgggggtcaggttcagttcccctACCCTAACCCTTCTTGCCTGCTCCTTTTGAATTTGTTTGCCTGCGTTGGACTCATTCTCTGGTTTTGACCCATGCCTGCCTCACCATCCCGTAAGCCTTTGTACCTGAGTTTgataataaatcattgaactcTATCAGCTCTGCTAAGTCTGCATTTGGATCCTATCTCCTGTGTTTCTGTTACCCCGCTTGCACCAGTCGTGACAGTAGCTTGCTGCAGCTGATCCTGAGCTCTCCTGGGGAGGCCTACTTCTCATAAGGATGTGCTTCTTCAGCCTTGTTTGGGCAGATCAGAGTTAAGATGAGATCAGATACTTTGTGGATACGAACCCTGATCATTCATAATGCCTGATTCTGAACAACTGGCCCAACAAAACTTTGACAAGTTGTACCTTAAGAACTCTTATTTATTGATCTTGACATAAACGTTTATGGTATGTACATCACAAAAAACGTATACATTGAGGTTTAACTTCACTGTTAAAAGTAAGTGACATCATATTTGTTGATCTACAGAATGTTTGTTGATCTGGAGACCTGAAATTTACCAACAACACAGATTGCATATTGCATTTGTTAATACCTTCCCTGTGATTGTacatagtaaataaataaataaatagcttaAGATCTTTTGGTTGGCTCCATTTCTTGCAAATATAATTTTCATAAGACATGTGACTTATGCAGCTATACAATGATATTTTCAATAGTGggcagtttttttattttttcatcttggAATACTTTGATAAAAGATTTGAGATTTTCATGCTGGATGTGCACTGTTTTGTTTGCCAATACTCAGATAATAAATGTCAATATTCTTTTGGCgaaaacacagcaacactggTCAATGAGTTAATTCATCACCACAGATGCCAACGAAAAgatcaccacacacactcaaccaTGATATTACAGAAATACACTAACAGTGATTTGAGGATAACGGTAATGACGTGcctgaaaaaaacaatgttacaCTGAAGAACATTTAAATTGATCACAGCACTACAGATTCTGGTATATTCCACATCAGAGCAACAAAATCAGTACAACACACTTGGTGCAAAGAAGgtctagtttttttttcttcaaaaacaattttcttactttttgtaGATGTGAACATGTAGAGATTGCAACATTCCcagtaaatcacattttttttctttcaaaataaaacaaacatatctCAGTTCCAGAGAAGGGTAGACCATACTATCACATCATGCTTATTCATTTTCAGTAATGCAGGGAATAGTACTAGTTTTTCTTACTATGAGTTTTTGTTTCAGTAGAGTTTCATCTACCAGAGAAAGCCTTGTGTTGTCCAGcagacagctgcagcaggtTATAACGTTTTTTCAGGGGTTGGCTACATGCTGACTGGACGGCTTGGACACTGATGTCTCAAACTTCTGCTCATTTTTTCCACCAGCTGAAGAGACTTCTTACTCCAAACGCTGGGTAAAGTTGTCTGGGAAAAGTCCTTTCTGAGCACCAGCTCCGAGTGTTAACCAGTCACTTTCTTTGATCCCTGTAAGCCAGCCAGCATCCTGCAACGACAGccacaaaaaaacatcactaCCAGCCTGAATTACTGACAAGATTCTGCCAATTCCCTTAATTACTGGACTTAATGTGCAACCAGGTGTTCTCACCTGATCCTCTACTGAAGCAGTGGGAAGCACTAACACCACATCACCTCTCTTCAGTTCAAGTTCATCTGAATTTGCAGCCTCAAAGTCATGCATCGTCTCCAcctgcagaaagaaaaacaccatcACCACCAGAAGCATGTTAGCTATttatgcaaaaacatacatacagcaagtgtgtatttatttttcatttgcagcTTTAAAAGTTAGCTGTTAGTATCTGGAGGAACTCCCACCTTGTAGAGAAAGTCATCAGGGAGTCCCAACACTCCACCAGACGGACTCATGTGTTTGATGGTCTGGTTTTCAGCCGTCACACCATTGTCACTGATGGCGGTGGGAGAGATGATGTCAGCATCGCGGTCATCATCACCTTCGTTACTGGAGGCAGGCTCAATCACCACAGAGGGGATCGGCATCTTTTCCTGCAGAGGACAGACAGCATTTCGCTCTCACATTAATAAcctttcactttctctcacaaacacacatacaacagaaataaatgtatgCTCATATAGATAATTATATAAGTAGTTCATAACTTTAAATCTGTTTCCCACTCAGTTGAATTTTGTATTGAATTTAAATCTCATACAACACTTGTGGAATAGAAACATTTCAGAattatcaaaaaaataaataaatatactggACATATCCACTGATAAATCATTTAGTGATACAACAGTTAatatgcaaacaaaaacaaattctctAAATTAACTTTGGAATATGATTTATAAAATGATACTGATATATGAGTCAAAAATGATATTTATGAAAGGACATTGAGATTAAGCATGCAGAACTCCATTTGTACATGCACAATAATGTAACAGATCATAACAtatattagaaaaataaagtgtACAGCCTTTAAATGAATAACTGCCAACAGAGCTCTTCTTAAACAACTGTTATAACAAGAAAGATGCAGACCAAAATGAGTGagtcatttattatttcattagtgGTCATAATAAAAGTGATAGTTACCGACGGAGCTGCTTCACCTGGAGATGTTGTGGCTTCATCAGCAGGAGGAATCTGTGTGCAGACACAAATGATTTTATTAAACAGGAACAGAGTTTTTTACAGTCACATACTGAGTTAACAGATTCACATTCATGAATATTGCAGGTAAAACATCAGTGTATTTTgggcaaacaaacaaagtgtatTTGGGTCAGAAGTTATACGATTAATCTTATAAAACACAATTCCCATAGTTTGATGAAATATTGTAGCAGAAGAATGTTTACTTCCAGAGTTAATGATGAATCTTTGAGCTCAACAATTGTCATAAATGAAAAAAGTCAGAGTTCAGTGTTCTGTAGGGgtgacatgtttttgttgtcttcATTCTGACCTTTTCATTGAGGACTTATATTAATACATCTTAAACAACATTAAACcattaaacaaacatgtcagcTATTTACTGATGACAAAGAATGACTACACTAAAATGACTAGTCCAAACCCTCAAAGCATCAAACTACAACATGAGTAAAATAATAAGAATCGTGCAGGTTGCACCTGCTGCTCTAACATCTAACCCTTTATAGTCAACGTCCAACTTTAAACACTCATTTATTGAACAAATACTCTTAAATTTGTTAATCAGACTTAAAATCTCAATcaattacaattaaaataagttgattaatacatatttaataattaataaactcAGACTTTATCCTGGTTGGTGCAGTCATCCTAATTCTTTAATCCTAATTCTTAAAGAAACAGTTGCTCAACAAAATAACAGATTCAtaactattttattgtttaattagtTTGGTAGTTTGGTCAAAATGTAAATTACcagcagcattttaattattcatttcattaataATTATTGGCAAAAATACTCATCAGTAATACAATTGTTGATTGAtgacaaagtaaaagaaaaagccaaaaataaacaaaaagagcGGATGTACGTACCTCACCAAGCTCAGAGCCTGGAGATCCAACAGTGGACTTCAGagagaaaatcacattttatcaCATTATTCCTTCAACATAACAAACTCACAGTGAGATGAACCTTAAACCTAAACCGCAGTCTGACTGTAATAAAACAGAAGTGATTTAATGATTTACACTTTACTAATGATGGGGATCacatgatggtgatgatggtgatgatggtgatgatgatgatgatgatgatgatgatggtgatggtgatgatgatgatgatgatgatgatgatgatgatgatgatgatgatgatgatggtgatgatggtgatggtgatggtgatggtgatgatgatggtgatgatggtgatgatggtgatggtgatgatggtgatgatggtgatgataatgatagtggtgatggtgatgatggtgatgatggtgatggtgatgatgatgatgatgatggtgatgatggtgatggtgatggtgatgatggtgatgatggtgatgatggtgatggtgatgatgatgatgatggtggtggtaatgatggtgatgatggtgatgataatgatgatgatgatgatgatagtgatgatgatgatggtgatgatggtggtgatgataatgatggtgatgatggtgatggtgatggtggtggtgatgttggtgatgatgataatgatggtgatgatggtgatgttggtgatggtggtgataacaatggtggtgatggtgatgatgatgatgatggtgatgataatgatggtgatggtggtgatgttggtgatgatggtgatgataacgatggtgatgataatgatgatgatgatgatgatggtggtgatgatggtgatgataatgatgatgatgatggtggtgatgatgatgatgatggtggtgatgatggtgatgataatgatgatgatgatggtggtgatgatgatgatggtgatggtggtgatgatgatgatgatgatgacgatgatgacgatgataatgatgatggtgatggtggtgatgatggtgatgataatgatgatgatggtgatggtggtgatgatgatgatgatgacgatgatgacgatgataatgatgatggtgatggtggtgatgatggtgatgataatgatgatgatggtggtggtgatgatgataatgatggtgatgataatgatgatgatgatggtggtgatgatggtgctgatgatgatgatgatgatggtgatgataatgatgatgatgatggtgatgatggtgatgataatgatgatgatgatggtggtgatgatggtgatgataatgatgatggtgatgatggtggtgatgatgatgatggtgatggtggtgatgatgatggtggtgatgatggtgatgataatgatgatgatgatgatgatgataatgatgatgatggtggtgatgatgatggtgatgataatgatgatgatgatggtggtgatgatggtgatgataatgatgatggtggtgatgatggtgatgataatgatgatgatgatggtggtgatgatggtgatgataatgatgatgatgatggtggtgatgatggtgatgataatgatgatgatgatgatgatgatggtgatgatgatgatgatgatggtgatgatggtgatgatgatggtgatgataatgatgatgatggtggtgatgatgatggtgatgataatgatgatgatggtggtgatgataatgatgatgatgatgatgatgataatgatgatgatggtggtgatgatgatggtgatgataatgatgatgatggtggtgatgatgatggtgatgataatgatgatggtggtgatgatggtgatgataatgatgatgatgatggtggtgatgatggtgatgataatgatgatgatgatggtggtgatgatggtgatgataatgatgatgatgatgatgatgatgatgatggtgatgatggtgatgatggtgatgataatgatagtggtgatggtgatgatggtgatgatggtgatgatggtgatggtgatgatgatgatgatgatgatgatgatggtgatgatggtgatgatgatgatgatggtgatgatggtgatgatggtgatggtgatgatggtgatgatgatggtggtggtaatgatggtgatgatggtgatgataatgatgatgatggtgatgatggtgatgatgatgatggtggtgatgatggtgatgatgatgatgatgatggtgatgatgggtggtgatgatgatggtgatggtgatggtgatggtggtggtgatgttggtgatgatgataatgatggatgatgatggtgatgttgGTGATAAcaatggtgatgatggtgatgatgatgatgatggtgatgataatgatggtgatggtggtgatgttggtgatgatggtgatgataacgatggtgatgatgatgatgatggtgatgatgatggtgatgatgatgatgatggtgatgataatgatggtgatggtgatgatgatgatgatgatggtggtgatgatgatggtgatgatggtgatgatgatgatggtgatgataatgatgatgatgatggtggtgatgatggatgatgatgatgatgatgatgatgatgatgatgatgatgatgatgatgatgatggtggtgatgatgatgatgatgatgatgatgatgagatgatgatgatgatgatggtgatgatggtgatgatgatgatgatgatgatggtgatgatgatgatgatggtggtgatgatgatgatgatgatgatgatgatgatgatggtggtgatgatgatggtgatgatgatgatgatgatgatgatggtggtgatgatgatgatgatgatgatgatgatgatggtggtgatgatgatgatgatgatgatgatggtgatgataatgatgatgatgatgatggtgatgatgatgatgatgatggtggtgatgatggtgatgatgatgatgatggtgatggtggtgatgatgatgatggtgatggtggtgatgatgatgatgatgatgatgatgatgatgatgatgataatgatgatggtgatggtggtgatgatggtgatgataatgatgatgatggtgatggtggtgatgatgatgatgatgataatgatgatgatggtggtgatgatgatggtgatgataatgatgatgatgatggtggtgatgatggtgatgataatgatgatgatggtggtgatgataatgatgatgatggtggtgatgatgataatgatggtgatgatggtgctgatgatgatgatggtggtgatgttggtgatgataatgatgatgatgatggtggtgatgatggtgatgataatgatgatgatgatggtggtgatgatgatgatggtgatgatgatgatgatgatgatgacgatgatgacgatgataatgatgatggtgatggtggtgatgatggtgatgataatgatgatgatgatggtggtggtgatgatgatgatgatgatgataatgatgatgatggtggtgatgatgatggtgatgataatgatgatgatgatggtggtgatgatggtgatgataatgatgatgatggtggtgatgatgataatgatggtgatgatggtgctgatgatgatgatggtggtgatgatggtgctgatgatgatgatgatgatgataatgatgatgatgatggtgatgataatgatgatgatgatggtggtgatgatggtgatgataatgatgatggtgatgatggtggtgatgatgatgatggtggtgatgttggtgatgatggtgatggtggtgatgatggtgatgatggtgatgataatgatgatgatgatgatggtgatggtggtgatgatgatgaagatgataatgatgatgatggtggtgatgatgatgatggtggtgatgttggtgatgatgatgatggtggtgatgatgatgatgatggtgatgatgatgattgtcATGATAATCGAGATGATGATCAGGGGACCACAGATGGCAGCAGTGTGATTAGTGAGTTACTGTGATCAACACGTCCACTCACAGCAGGCTTCTCCTCCTTCGGGCTGCCAGAACTTTCTGTTATATCCtcctcagcagcaggaggagctgcaggTTTCTCACCAGCGGAGGGAGCTGGAGGTTCCTCCATCTCAGCAGCAGGGGCAGCTGGAGGTTCCTCCATCTCACCAGCAAGGGGCGCTGGAGGTTCCTCCATCTCACCAGCAAGGGGCACTGGAGGTTCCTCCATCTCAGCAGCAGGGGCAGCTGGAGGTTCGTCAAACTCAGCAGCAGGGGCAGCTGGAGGTTCCTCCATCTCAGCAGCAGGGGCAGCTGGAGGTTCCTCCATCTCAGCAGCAGGGGCAGCTGGAGGCTTGTCTTGTTCCTCAGCAGCTTCTGTCTCTGAGGCTTCAGGAGCCTCAGTTGATTCAGCATTAACTTCGTTCTTTTGCAAAGAAAGATGGTGGTCAACCCTTAAACTGTTCAAATGTGGCACTTTGGCCGGTGACAGTTTGCATTAAACAAAAGCTTCCACATGCCTAAATGGACCATTCATGAATACTAATCTATCTAGGCTTCATGTCTGCTCGTTTTCTTCATCtcatacttaaataaaaaagttcAAATTACCTCCCACATGGTACACAACACATATTTTCTCAGCAGCGTAAGATACAAATCTGCTACCAGGTGACATAAGATAAATGACATGGAAAAGAAATGACACCACAGTGGCACACAGCCGATATCAGAACTAGATTAGCATTTATAAATTATGCATATTACATTTCAATATATACCAGCTTTAACTAGTTACTGTTACAATCAGAGGAAAACTTAGAGGTAAAACAAAGACTATAGATCAAAACAGAAgtaaataaggaaataaatcTGACACAAATGTTTACAAAAAGCATACAACAAAAAGGTCAAAGGATAGAACTGTTCAACAGAAAcagtaaatcaataaataaattaatacactATTCCAAATCATATACATATGTTACCTtcaataaaatactgtacataatgtatttaaatttaaaactcaCCATCTTATCAAAATCCGCAAAAAATGATGGGGCAGTGGCATCCTTCAGAGTGCACGTGTTAAAAATAGAGAAGAAGAGTCAAAACCGACAATCAGGACCAggaaatacattattatttagcATTCACAGAAGAAGAATTTATAGAGAATTTTTAGAGACGAGACATACAGAGACAGGATGTTAAGAGAAGAGACATTTAGAGACAGGACTTTAAGAGAAGAGACGTTTAGAGACGAGACATTGAGAGAAGAGATATTCACAGAAGAGACATTAAGAGACCATTGAGAGAAAAGTCTTTGTAGGTAGGAAATTAAACTTTGGCCACTGAGAGTTAACCCGGATCTGAAAGATTTAAACTTACAACTGGAAGGCTGAACAGTAAAAGCAACAGCAAAcaagaaaaattacatttaactAGACAAAATCAAAAGTCCCTGTGGACTAAATTAGATCTGAACTATCCATAACTGAAAGATCACTGTACTCTGAATTCATATCTGCAAACGCAAATTTCAATGTTTCATTTGGACAATGGGTGCAAACGTATGCTTAATTTGAAAAGTTACCTGTGAAAATCCATTAAATGCATCGGTCATCTAAATTAAATTGCAAAGACACAAATTAGTATTAGAAGGCTTTAGGTAAAACGAGTCTCAGATTTGTAAAGATGGAttcaatgtgaaaatgaaagtaTGGAATGAACAAGAAGACAAAGCAAGCAAGAGGAGAGGCGGGAGGAGCTCAGGCTGGGATCCAGGTTTTAGGACAACTActttcactttgtttgtttctcagtcTCTGGGAAGGTAGAAGGCAGGAAAGgggttttcatttatttctagtCAACTCTACGCTAATCTAGCACactgaagagaggaggaagacaagTACCTCTTCCTTTTCTGTATCTAGCTCTTGGTACAACTTTCCAAATCTCCGGTTTGCAGCCTCATCTTCGGACATGTCTGAATTTTCTGGTTCTTTGTGAATTCTGGGAACATTTACATCTTTAATTCCTTCTGCTGCTGTTCCAGAGACATTCGCAGAGTTTTGGTGAGTGACAGAACAGTCGAAGCCACTGCTGTCACTAACTTCCTGCCAGGACGTGGTGTTGGAGGCAGAACCCTCAGTCCCTGAAGAGGCTGTTGGGAAACTGTTGGCAAAAGGGTCTGTATCCCACCCGCTTCTTCTATCCCCAGTGGCCACAACCCCACCTTCTCCTGAGGTCTCGGCAAATAGATCAAATTCAAAACCACCCCCCTTGTCTCCAAACTGTGTCTCAGCAAAATGATCTGAATCAAATGCACCTTCTCCCTGTGTTTCAGCAAAAGGATCTGAATCAAACGCACCTCCTCCCTGTGTTTCAGCAAAAGGATCTGAATCAACCGCACCTCCTCCCTGTGTTTCAGCAAAAGGATCTGAATCAAACGCACCTCCTCCATGTGTTTCAGCAAAAGGATCGGAATCAACCGCACCTCGTCCCTGTGTTTCAGCAAAAGGATCGGAATCAAACGCACCTCCTCCCTGTGTTTCAGCAAAAGGATCGGAATCAACCGCACCACCTCCTTGTGTTTCAGCAAAAGGATCGGAATCAAATGCACCTCGTCCTTGTGTTTCAGCAAAAGGATCGGAATCAAACGCACCTCGTCCCTGTGTTTCAGCAAAAGGATCGGAATCAACCGCACCACCTCCTTGTGTTTCAGCAAAAGGATCGGAATCAAACACACCTCCTCCCTGTGTTTCAGGTGAGGGATCTGAATCAAACACACCTCCTCCCTGTGTTTCAGCAAAAGGATCGGAATCAAACGCACCTCGTCCCTGTGTTTCAGCAAAAGGATCGGAATCAAACGCACCTCGTCCCTGTGTTTCAGCAAAAGGATCGGAATCAACCGCACCACCTCCTTGTGTTTCAGCAAAAGGATCGGAATCAAATGCACCTCGTCCCTGTGTTTCAGCAAAAGGATCGGAATCAAACGCACCTCCTCCTTGTGTTTTAGATGTAAAAACTCTTTTGTCTCCTTTCCCTGGAGTTTCAGAATGATCGCTGTAAACTGATGTAAGatcagtttctttttcttcagctgaACAGTTTCTGTCTGCTGCGTCGCTCTCTGGTGAAACCTGTTCTACTGTTTGAGACCAATCTGCTGCTTCACCATCATATCCAACTCCCCACCCCTCGGAGGCGTTCACTGGGGGACAATCTTCATATGAAAGTTCATCATCTGCACTCGCCCAGCCTCCCCCCTGTCCTCCATCACCCCACTCCTCAAAACTTTCATATTCAGACCCAGACCCATCTGGAGACCTGGACCACTTGTCTTCTCTGCCCTCTGTGCTTTCCTCAATCTGTTCACCATACTCATTGGTGAATATAAGTCCTGGGGTGGACTTCCTGCGGCCCGCCTGCCCTGCTGTATCTGCCCCTGA from Siniperca chuatsi isolate FFG_IHB_CAS linkage group LG13, ASM2008510v1, whole genome shotgun sequence includes:
- the amph gene encoding amphiphysin isoform X9, with amino-acid sequence MAEIKTGIFAKNVQKRLNRAQEKVLQKLGKADETKDEQFEQVVVNFRRQESEGSRLQREMKSYMSSIKGMQQASINLTQSLHEVYEPDWHGKDDVMVIGKDCDALWEDFHNKLVDSTLLNLDAYLQQFPDLKTRVAKRSRKLIDYDSARHHVETLQVSGMKNDRKMMKAEEELKKAQKVFDELNVGLQDELPTLWDSRVSFYISTFKSVTNLEARFHREISLVCRQLYEVMTKLGEQHSDKMFTIQGAPSDSGPLRLARTPSPPEDESPPESPDNSSNHMLRPVSPGPPRPKSPTQLKKGPPVPPPPKVTPTKEVAEEQIIDLFGGEFLPAPSPSQPNERPGESLLDLDFDAFQADESVSPIPQTAVPWDMWAANAQTAQPQAADTGFVADWSADFGSLSANGDAAPGTEAPAVGPEGAQGGAQGGAQGWPQADGWQPGGDTTTPPQDSEPATAAEEEVSSWDSQTNPNLHPSAVRGDEDEIRQADSGADTAGQAGRRKSTPGLIFTNEYGEQIEESTEGREDKWSRSPDGSGSEYESFEEWGDGGQGGGWASADDELSYEDCPPVNASEGWGVGYDGEAADWSQTVEQVSPESDAADRNCSAEEKETDLTSVYSDHSETPGKGDKRVFTSKTQGGGAFDSDPFAETQGRGAFDSDPFAETQGGGAVDSDPFAETQGRGAFDSDPFAETQGRGAFDSDPFAETQGGGVFDSDPSPETQGGGVFDSDPFAETQGGGAVDSDPFAETQGRGAFDSDPFAETQGRGAFDSDPFAETQGGGAVDSDPFAETQGGGAFDSDPFAETQGRGAVDSDPFAETHGGGAFDSDPFAETQGGGAVDSDPFAETQGGGAFDSDPFAETQGEGAFDSDHFAETQFGDKGGGFEFDLFAETSGEGGVVATGDRRSGWDTDPFANSFPTASSGTEGSASNTTSWQEVSDSSGFDCSVTHQNSANVSGTAAEGIKDVNVPRIHKEPENSDMSEDEAANRRFGKLYQELDTEKEEMTDAFNGFSQDATAPSFFADFDKMSTVGSPGSELGEIPPADEATTSPGEAAPSEKMPIPSVVIEPASSNEGDDDRDADIISPTAISDNGVTAENQTIKHMSPSGGVLGLPDDFLYKVETMHDFEAANSDELELKRGDVVLVLPTASVEDQDAGWLTGIKESDWLTLGAGAQKGLFPDNFTQRLE